Proteins encoded together in one Polaribacter reichenbachii window:
- a CDS encoding 2-isopropylmalate synthase has product MQDNKVQIFDTTLRDGEQVPGCKLDTNQKLVIAERLDLLGVNVIEAGFPVSSPGDFTSVSEIAKIVKNATVCGLTRAVENDIKVAAEALKFANHPRIHTGIGTSDSHIQFKFNSTREKVIERAVKAVSYAKSFVEDVEFYAEDAGRTDNEFLARVCEEVIKAGATVLNIPDTTGYCLPEEYGAKMKYLRENVKGIENVILSCHCHNDLGLATANSISGVINGARQIECTINGIGERAGNTALEEVVMVLKQHPYLNLETSINTKLLYDTSIMVRESMGMPVQPNKAIVGANAFAHSSGIHQDGVIKNRETYEIMDPEDVGVTESAIVLTARSGRAALAYRAKKIGYELTKVQLDTAYTSFLETADKQKEVKDDDIHLIMKEVNKTSKIAMA; this is encoded by the coding sequence ATGCAAGATAATAAGGTTCAAATTTTTGATACAACTTTAAGAGATGGAGAGCAAGTGCCTGGCTGTAAGTTAGATACTAATCAAAAATTGGTTATAGCAGAAAGATTAGATTTACTAGGTGTAAATGTAATTGAAGCTGGTTTTCCTGTTTCTAGTCCTGGAGATTTTACTTCTGTCTCAGAAATAGCTAAAATTGTAAAAAATGCAACAGTTTGTGGTTTAACTAGAGCTGTAGAAAACGATATTAAAGTAGCAGCAGAAGCATTAAAATTTGCAAATCATCCAAGAATTCACACTGGTATTGGTACTAGTGATTCTCATATACAATTCAAATTTAACTCAACAAGAGAAAAAGTAATAGAAAGAGCTGTAAAAGCTGTATCTTATGCAAAATCTTTTGTGGAAGATGTAGAGTTTTACGCAGAAGATGCAGGTAGAACAGATAATGAGTTTTTAGCAAGAGTATGTGAAGAGGTTATTAAAGCAGGTGCAACTGTTTTAAACATTCCAGATACAACAGGTTATTGTTTACCAGAAGAGTATGGTGCAAAAATGAAATATTTGCGTGAAAACGTAAAAGGAATAGAAAATGTAATTCTTTCTTGCCACTGTCATAACGATTTAGGTTTGGCAACAGCAAACTCAATTTCTGGTGTTATTAATGGAGCTCGTCAAATAGAATGTACTATAAACGGGATAGGAGAAAGAGCAGGAAATACAGCTTTAGAAGAGGTTGTAATGGTGTTAAAACAACATCCATATTTAAATTTAGAAACTTCTATCAATACAAAATTATTATACGATACAAGTATAATGGTTCGTGAAAGTATGGGAATGCCTGTGCAACCAAATAAAGCAATTGTAGGTGCAAATGCATTTGCACATAGTTCTGGAATTCATCAAGATGGAGTAATAAAAAACAGAGAAACATACGAAATTATGGATCCTGAAGATGTTGGTGTTACAGAAAGTGCAATTGTTTTAACAGCAAGAAGTGGTAGAGCTGCTTTGGCTTATAGAGCTAAAAAAATTGGTTACGAATTAACTAAGGTTCAATTAGATACTGCTTATACATCATTTTTAGAAACTGCTGATAAGCAAAAAGAAGTAAAAGATGATGATATTCATTTAATAATGAAAGAAGTTAATAAAACATCAAAAATAGCAATGGCTTAA
- the leuB gene encoding 3-isopropylmalate dehydrogenase, which produces MKYTIAVIPGDGIGPEVVDQAKKALDAVAEAYDHIFLYKEALLGACAIEKTGYPLPQETIDICRNSDAILYGAIGDPKYDNDPSARIRPEQGLLQLRKELDLYCNVRPVKAYDNLIHNSPLKREVIKGTDFLVYRELTGGIYFGKKEVSADGKMASDVSVYTVDEITRITHLAFKAAQKRKKKVTLVDESNVLETSRLWRKTVTEIAKEYPEITLEYLFVANATMQLITNPKQFDVILTENLFGDIISDEASVISGSKGLIASSSIGEENALFEPIHGSYFEAKGKDLANPLASILSAGMLLQHLGLNEEADAIERAVEKSLALGITTKDIKRKIQNATTTSKVGDFIADYITNQDDSNMNFKNIHMGQSTII; this is translated from the coding sequence ATGAAATATACTATAGCTGTAATTCCTGGAGATGGTATTGGTCCTGAAGTAGTAGATCAAGCAAAAAAAGCATTAGATGCTGTTGCAGAAGCTTACGACCATATTTTTTTATACAAAGAAGCGCTGTTAGGAGCTTGTGCTATAGAAAAAACGGGTTACCCATTACCTCAAGAAACTATAGATATTTGTAGAAATTCTGATGCTATTTTATATGGTGCAATTGGTGATCCTAAATACGATAATGATCCATCAGCTAGAATTCGTCCAGAACAAGGTTTATTACAGCTTAGAAAAGAATTAGATTTATATTGTAATGTAAGACCTGTAAAGGCTTATGATAATTTAATTCATAATTCACCATTAAAAAGAGAAGTAATAAAAGGCACAGATTTTTTAGTGTATAGAGAGTTAACTGGCGGAATTTATTTTGGTAAAAAAGAGGTAAGCGCAGATGGTAAAATGGCTTCAGATGTTTCTGTTTATACTGTTGATGAAATTACAAGAATTACACATTTAGCTTTTAAAGCTGCACAGAAAAGAAAGAAAAAAGTAACTTTAGTTGATGAATCTAATGTGTTAGAAACATCGCGTTTATGGCGTAAAACTGTTACTGAAATTGCTAAAGAATATCCAGAGATTACTTTAGAATACTTGTTTGTAGCTAACGCAACAATGCAATTAATTACAAACCCAAAACAGTTTGATGTTATTCTTACAGAAAACCTTTTTGGCGATATTATTTCTGATGAAGCAAGTGTAATTAGTGGTTCTAAAGGTTTAATTGCATCATCATCAATTGGTGAAGAAAATGCGTTGTTCGAGCCAATACACGGTTCTTATTTCGAAGCAAAAGGCAAAGATTTAGCAAACCCATTAGCATCAATTTTATCTGCGGGAATGTTATTGCAACATTTAGGTTTAAATGAAGAAGCAGATGCAATTGAAAGAGCAGTAGAAAAATCGTTAGCATTAGGTATTACAACTAAAGATATTAAACGCAAAATTCAGAATGCAACAACAACGTCTAAAGTAGGTGATTTTATTGCAGATTATATTACAAATCAAGATGATAGTAATATGAATTTTAAGAATATTCATATGGGTCAGAGTACCATCATCTAA
- the ilvD gene encoding dihydroxy-acid dehydratase, with protein MKLNKHSSRLTQDESQPASQAMLYAVGLSDEDMQKAQIGIASTGYDGNPCNMHLNRLKEEVKIECKIADLVGLGFNTIGVSDGISMGTSGMNYSLVSRDIIADSIETVMNAQSYDGLIAIVGCDKNMPGAVMSMLRLNRPSIMMYGGTIASGNYKGRKLNIVSAFEALGQKVAGEIEEDEYREIIKRSIPGAGACGGMYTANTMASAIECMGFALPYNSSIPAENPNKLSESERHARAIKNLLELDLKPLDIISKKSLENAIALVNALGGSTNAVLHFLAIAHAADIEFTLEDFQRVSDRTPLIADLKPSGKYLMEDVHGVGGTPAIMKYLLENGYLHGDCMTVTGKTLAENLADVEAMEFEDQDVIFPTDKALKSSGNLQILYGNLAEEGAVAKISGNEGLLFEGKAVVYDGEQAANTGISNGEVAKGDVVVIRYVGPKGGPGMPEMLKPTSLIMGAGLGKSVALITDGRFSGGTHGFVVGHITPEALSGGTIGILETGDKIRISAEDNSINVLISDEELAERKAKWVAPEPKHKKGILYKYAKTVASASKGCVTDL; from the coding sequence ATGAAACTAAATAAACACAGTAGCAGATTAACACAAGACGAATCTCAACCAGCATCTCAAGCAATGTTGTATGCAGTTGGTTTATCTGACGAAGATATGCAAAAAGCGCAAATAGGAATTGCGAGTACTGGTTACGATGGTAATCCTTGTAATATGCATTTAAATAGACTAAAAGAAGAAGTCAAGATTGAGTGTAAAATTGCAGATTTGGTCGGTTTAGGTTTTAATACAATTGGTGTTTCTGATGGTATTTCTATGGGTACTTCTGGTATGAATTACTCACTAGTTTCTAGAGATATTATTGCAGATTCTATAGAAACTGTAATGAATGCACAAAGCTACGATGGTTTAATTGCTATTGTAGGTTGTGATAAAAATATGCCAGGAGCTGTAATGTCTATGTTGCGTTTAAATCGCCCATCAATAATGATGTATGGAGGTACAATTGCATCTGGTAATTACAAAGGCAGAAAATTAAATATTGTTTCTGCTTTTGAGGCTTTAGGACAAAAAGTTGCTGGAGAAATCGAAGAAGACGAATACAGAGAAATTATAAAAAGATCTATTCCAGGAGCTGGTGCTTGTGGGGGTATGTATACTGCAAATACAATGGCATCTGCTATTGAGTGTATGGGGTTTGCATTACCTTACAATTCATCTATTCCTGCAGAAAATCCGAATAAATTATCAGAATCAGAAAGACACGCAAGAGCCATAAAGAACTTATTGGAATTAGATTTAAAACCTTTAGATATTATTTCTAAAAAGTCTTTAGAAAATGCTATTGCTTTGGTAAACGCTTTAGGAGGTTCTACAAATGCAGTATTACACTTTTTAGCAATTGCCCACGCTGCTGATATCGAATTTACTTTAGAAGATTTTCAAAGAGTTTCTGATAGAACTCCGTTAATTGCAGATTTAAAACCATCTGGTAAATACTTAATGGAAGATGTGCATGGAGTTGGTGGTACACCAGCAATTATGAAGTATTTATTAGAAAATGGATATTTACATGGCGATTGTATGACTGTTACTGGTAAAACTTTAGCAGAGAATTTAGCAGATGTAGAAGCTATGGAATTTGAAGACCAAGATGTAATTTTCCCTACGGATAAAGCCTTAAAATCATCAGGGAACTTACAGATCTTATATGGAAACCTTGCAGAAGAAGGTGCTGTTGCAAAAATATCTGGTAACGAAGGTTTGTTGTTTGAAGGTAAAGCTGTGGTTTATGATGGTGAGCAAGCCGCAAATACAGGTATATCTAATGGAGAAGTAGCAAAAGGAGATGTAGTCGTCATTAGATATGTTGGACCAAAAGGAGGTCCAGGAATGCCAGAAATGTTAAAACCAACTTCGTTAATTATGGGAGCAGGTTTAGGTAAATCTGTAGCTTTAATTACAGATGGTCGTTTTTCTGGAGGTACTCACGGTTTTGTAGTTGGGCATATTACACCAGAAGCATTATCAGGAGGTACAATAGGTATTTTAGAAACTGGAGATAAAATTAGAATTAGCGCAGAAGATAATTCGATTAATGTTTTAATTTCTGATGAAGAATTAGCAGAAAGAAAAGCAAAATGGGTTGCTCCAGAACCAAAACATAAAAAAGGGATTTTATATAAATACGCAAAAACAGTTGCATCTGCATCTAAAGGATGTGTTACTGATTTGTAA
- the ilvB gene encoding biosynthetic-type acetolactate synthase large subunit gives METQTIKSEKKLTKTTERISGSEAIVRCLIEEGVDILYGYPGGAIMPVYDELYKYQDKIHHVLTRHEQGATHSAQGYARISGKVGVAMATSGPGATNLITGIADAQIDSTPMVCITGQVPSGLLGSDAFQETDIVGISTPVTKWNCQVTKAEDIPEALAKAFYIAKSGRPGPVLVDITKDAQFDEFDFSYQKCTKIRSYKPVPDTDIEKVKEAAAIINSAKKPLIVWGQGVILGNAEEQLKAVVEKAGIPAAWTILGASAIPTSHPFNVGMVGMHGNYAPNMLTNECDVLVAIGMRFDDRVTGSLATYAKQAKVIHFEIDPAEIDKNVKTDVAVLGDSKASLNLLLPLLNENSHKEWHQKFKDLYDIEYEKVIKNDLYPTKEGLTMAEVLKEINIQSKGEAAIVSDVGQHQMIACRYADFNVSKSNITSGGLGTMGFGLPAAIGAKMAAPEREVVSISGDGGYQMTIQELGTIFQQKAAVKVVVLNNDFLGMVRQWQQLFFDKRYASTEMVNPNFVAIAEGYYIKARKVTKREELAEAVAEMMQSKEAYFLEVCVEKEDNVFPMIPSGASVSDIRLE, from the coding sequence ATGGAAACACAAACCATAAAATCAGAAAAAAAATTGACTAAAACTACAGAGCGTATTTCTGGTAGCGAGGCAATTGTTAGGTGTTTAATTGAAGAAGGAGTAGATATTCTTTACGGATATCCAGGAGGAGCAATAATGCCAGTTTACGATGAATTGTATAAATACCAAGATAAAATTCATCATGTATTAACACGTCATGAACAAGGAGCAACGCATTCTGCTCAAGGTTATGCTAGAATTTCTGGAAAAGTAGGTGTAGCAATGGCTACTTCTGGTCCAGGAGCAACCAATTTAATAACTGGTATTGCAGATGCACAAATAGACTCAACACCTATGGTTTGTATTACAGGTCAGGTGCCTTCTGGTTTATTAGGTTCAGATGCTTTTCAAGAAACTGACATTGTAGGTATTTCTACACCAGTTACAAAATGGAACTGTCAAGTTACCAAAGCAGAAGATATTCCTGAAGCTTTAGCAAAAGCATTTTATATAGCAAAAAGTGGTAGGCCAGGTCCTGTTTTAGTAGATATTACTAAAGATGCACAATTTGATGAGTTTGATTTTTCTTATCAAAAATGTACAAAAATAAGAAGTTATAAACCAGTACCAGATACAGATATAGAAAAAGTTAAAGAAGCTGCAGCAATAATTAATAGTGCAAAGAAACCACTAATTGTTTGGGGGCAAGGAGTAATATTAGGAAATGCTGAAGAGCAATTAAAAGCTGTTGTAGAAAAAGCAGGTATTCCTGCTGCATGGACAATTTTAGGGGCTTCTGCAATACCAACTTCGCATCCTTTTAACGTAGGTATGGTTGGTATGCATGGTAATTATGCACCTAATATGCTAACTAATGAGTGTGATGTATTAGTAGCGATAGGTATGCGTTTTGATGATAGGGTTACAGGTAGCTTAGCAACTTATGCAAAACAAGCTAAAGTAATTCATTTTGAAATTGATCCTGCAGAGATTGATAAAAACGTAAAAACAGATGTTGCTGTTTTAGGTGATTCAAAAGCAAGCTTAAACTTATTATTACCGTTATTAAATGAAAATTCTCATAAAGAATGGCATCAAAAGTTTAAAGATTTATATGATATTGAGTACGAAAAAGTAATCAAAAATGATTTATATCCTACAAAGGAAGGTTTAACAATGGCTGAGGTTTTGAAAGAAATCAACATTCAAAGTAAAGGTGAAGCTGCTATTGTAAGTGATGTTGGTCAGCATCAAATGATTGCTTGTAGATATGCAGATTTTAATGTGTCAAAAAGTAATATTACCTCTGGTGGGTTAGGAACAATGGGCTTTGGTTTGCCAGCAGCAATTGGTGCAAAAATGGCAGCTCCAGAACGTGAAGTAGTTTCTATTTCTGGTGATGGAGGCTACCAAATGACAATTCAAGAATTGGGTACAATTTTTCAGCAAAAAGCAGCTGTAAAAGTGGTGGTTTTAAATAACGATTTTCTTGGGATGGTTAGACAATGGCAACAATTATTTTTCGATAAACGTTATGCATCCACAGAAATGGTTAATCCAAACTTTGTGGCTATTGCAGAAGGTTATTATATTAAAGCAAGAAAAGTTACAAAAAGAGAAGAATTGGCAGAAGCTGTTGCAGAAATGATGCAAAGTAAAGAAGCGTATTTCTTAGAGGTTTGTGTAGAGAAAGAAGATAATGTATTTCCTATGATTCCATCAGGAGCAAGTGTTTCAGACATAAGACTAGAATAA
- the ilvN gene encoding acetolactate synthase small subunit — translation MSTEEKQLYAVSVYTENNIGLLNRISAIFQRRHINIESLNTSPSEIEGVSKFTIVVNMNEVGIKKIIGQIEKQVEVIKAYYHSLDDIIYQIAGLFKIKSELLFEERQIQNIIKESNARIVTVNKEFFVLEKSGKKEEIVELYNKLSPFGIMQYTRSGLIAITKEEMKISSLLEKYNN, via the coding sequence ATGAGTACAGAAGAAAAACAACTATATGCAGTATCTGTATATACAGAAAATAACATTGGATTGTTGAATAGGATTTCTGCAATTTTCCAAAGAAGACACATCAATATAGAGAGTTTAAATACTTCTCCTTCAGAAATAGAAGGCGTTTCTAAGTTTACTATTGTTGTAAATATGAATGAGGTAGGTATTAAAAAAATTATTGGTCAAATAGAAAAACAAGTAGAGGTAATAAAAGCATATTACCATAGTTTAGATGATATTATTTATCAAATCGCAGGCTTGTTTAAAATTAAATCAGAATTGTTATTCGAAGAACGCCAAATTCAGAATATCATTAAAGAGAGTAATGCTAGAATTGTAACCGTAAACAAAGAATTCTTTGTTCTAGAAAAATCAGGGAAAAAAGAAGAAATTGTAGAGTTATACAATAAGTTAAGTCCTTTTGGAATAATGCAATATACAAGATCGGGTTTAATTGCAATAACTAAAGAAGAAATGAAAATATCTTCATTATTAGAAAAATATAACAACTAA
- the ilvC gene encoding ketol-acid reductoisomerase, with protein MSNYFNTLTLRQKLEQLGQCRFMNTSEFEDGVNALKGKKIVIVGCGAQGLNQGLNMRDSGLDISYTLRPAAIEQKRQSYINATSNNFNVGTYEEMLPTADLVINLTPDKQHTNVVNAVMPLMKKGATLSYSHGFNIVEEGMKIREDLTVIMVAPKSPGSEVREEFKRGFGVPTLTAVHPENDPEGKGWAYAKAYAVATGGHTAGVLESSFVAEVKSDLMGEQTILCGLLQTGAILSFDKMVEEGIEPGYAAKLIQYGWETVTEALKHGGITNMMDRLSNPAKVEAFRLSEELKDIMRPLFQKHMDDIMTGHFSKTMMEDWANDDVNLLTWRAATGETAFEKQTITEQEIPEQEYFDHGTLLVAFVRAGVELAFEAMTESGIIDASAYYESLHETPLIANTIARMKLAEMNRVISDTAEYGCYLFDHACKPLLTDFMKTVSTNVIGKSFSSENGVDNQELIKINKIIRNHPVEIVGEQLRASMTAMKVIKSA; from the coding sequence ATGTCAAATTATTTTAACACATTAACATTAAGACAAAAGCTAGAACAATTAGGGCAATGTCGTTTTATGAACACTTCAGAATTTGAAGATGGAGTAAACGCCTTAAAAGGCAAGAAAATAGTTATTGTGGGCTGTGGAGCACAAGGTTTAAACCAAGGTTTAAATATGAGAGATTCTGGTTTAGATATTTCTTATACTTTAAGACCAGCAGCAATCGAACAAAAAAGACAATCTTATATTAACGCAACATCTAATAATTTTAACGTAGGTACTTACGAAGAAATGTTGCCAACTGCAGATTTAGTTATTAATTTAACGCCAGATAAACAACATACAAATGTTGTAAATGCAGTAATGCCATTAATGAAAAAAGGCGCAACTTTATCTTATTCTCACGGTTTTAATATTGTAGAAGAAGGTATGAAAATACGTGAAGATTTAACGGTAATTATGGTGGCACCAAAATCGCCAGGTTCTGAGGTTCGTGAAGAATTTAAAAGAGGTTTTGGAGTGCCAACATTAACAGCAGTTCACCCAGAAAATGATCCAGAAGGTAAAGGTTGGGCTTATGCAAAAGCTTATGCTGTTGCCACTGGTGGTCATACAGCAGGTGTTTTAGAATCTTCTTTTGTTGCTGAAGTAAAATCAGATTTAATGGGAGAGCAAACCATTTTATGTGGTTTGTTACAAACTGGTGCAATTTTATCTTTTGATAAAATGGTAGAAGAAGGTATTGAACCTGGTTATGCTGCAAAATTAATACAATATGGTTGGGAAACTGTAACTGAAGCGTTAAAGCATGGAGGTATCACTAATATGATGGACAGACTTTCTAATCCTGCAAAAGTAGAAGCGTTTCGTTTATCAGAAGAATTAAAAGACATTATGCGTCCATTATTCCAAAAACATATGGATGATATTATGACTGGTCATTTCTCTAAAACGATGATGGAAGACTGGGCAAATGATGATGTAAATTTATTAACTTGGAGAGCTGCAACAGGAGAAACTGCTTTTGAAAAACAAACAATTACAGAACAAGAAATTCCAGAACAAGAATATTTCGATCACGGAACTTTATTAGTTGCTTTTGTAAGAGCTGGTGTTGAGTTGGCTTTTGAGGCAATGACAGAGTCTGGTATTATTGATGCTTCTGCATATTACGAATCTTTACATGAAACTCCGTTAATTGCAAATACAATTGCAAGAATGAAGTTAGCAGAAATGAATCGTGTAATTTCTGATACAGCAGAATATGGTTGTTATTTATTCGATCACGCTTGTAAACCATTATTAACTGATTTTATGAAAACAGTTTCTACAAACGTAATTGGTAAATCTTTTAGCTCAGAAAATGGCGTTGATAACCAAGAATTAATTAAAATTAATAAGATTATTAGAAATCATCCTGTAGAAATTGTAGGTGAGCAATTAAGAGCTTCTATGACTGCAATGAAAGTAATAAAATCTGCTTAA
- the ilvA gene encoding threonine ammonia-lyase IlvA, giving the protein MQTESIYLPSLEKINEAARNLEGVASKTPLGKNFNLSKEFNANIFFKREDLQVVRSYKIRGAYNKMFSLSDLEKQNGIVCASAGNHAQGVALSCKLLQIKGTIFMPSPTPNQKINQVKMFGEEYIKIVIGGDTFDDAFNAAKLECDAKNKTFIHPFNDEKVIEGQATVGLEILEQTSKKIDYVFVPIGGGGLSSGLSSVFKLLSPETKIIGVEPEGAPAMLTSINNKKNTALITIDPFVDGAAVKKVGDLNFAICRQNLHKIITVPEGKVCQTILDLYNKDAIVVEPAGALSIAALDFFADEIIGKNVVCVVSGSNNDITRTEEIKERALVYADLKHYFIIKFPQRAGALKEFVVDILGPDDDITHFEYTKKNNRIKGAAVVGLELKSSKDLNPLIKRMKANNFFGDYLNDKPDLFQFLV; this is encoded by the coding sequence ATGCAAACAGAATCAATTTACTTACCAAGTTTAGAAAAGATAAACGAGGCTGCCAGAAATCTAGAAGGTGTTGCTTCTAAAACACCATTAGGCAAAAACTTTAATCTTTCTAAAGAATTTAATGCAAATATTTTCTTTAAAAGAGAAGACTTACAAGTGGTTCGTTCTTATAAAATTAGAGGAGCATATAATAAAATGTTTTCTTTAAGTGATTTAGAAAAACAAAACGGAATTGTTTGTGCAAGTGCAGGAAATCACGCTCAAGGTGTAGCTTTGTCTTGTAAATTATTGCAGATAAAAGGTACTATTTTTATGCCATCACCAACACCAAACCAAAAGATTAATCAGGTAAAAATGTTTGGTGAAGAGTATATAAAAATTGTAATTGGTGGCGATACTTTTGATGATGCCTTTAACGCTGCAAAACTAGAATGCGATGCTAAAAATAAAACCTTTATTCATCCTTTTAATGACGAAAAAGTTATTGAAGGGCAAGCAACAGTTGGTCTAGAGATTTTAGAACAAACCAGTAAAAAGATCGATTATGTTTTTGTGCCAATTGGTGGTGGAGGTTTATCATCGGGTTTATCTTCTGTGTTTAAATTGTTGTCTCCAGAAACTAAAATAATTGGTGTAGAACCAGAAGGTGCACCAGCAATGCTAACATCCATCAATAATAAAAAAAACACAGCTTTAATAACTATAGATCCTTTTGTAGATGGTGCCGCTGTTAAAAAAGTGGGCGATTTAAATTTTGCTATTTGTAGGCAAAACTTGCATAAAATAATTACGGTTCCAGAAGGTAAAGTTTGCCAAACAATTTTAGATCTGTATAATAAAGATGCAATTGTTGTAGAACCTGCTGGCGCTTTAAGTATTGCTGCTTTAGATTTTTTTGCTGATGAAATAATAGGAAAAAATGTAGTTTGTGTAGTAAGTGGTAGTAATAACGACATTACCAGAACAGAAGAAATTAAAGAACGCGCTTTAGTTTACGCAGATTTAAAACATTATTTTATAATAAAATTTCCTCAAAGAGCAGGTGCTTTAAAAGAATTTGTGGTTGATATTCTAGGTCCTGATGATGATATTACACATTTTGAGTATACCAAGAAAAACAACCGAATTAAAGGTGCTGCAGTTGTTGGTTTAGAATTAAAATCATCTAAAGATTTGAACCCTTTAATTAAAAGAATGAAGGCTAATAATTTCTTTGGAGATTATTTAAATGATAAACCAGACCTTTTTCAATTTTTAGTCTAA
- the azu gene encoding azurin, with protein sequence MIKRTLVMVFAATLFINCGSDKKKEEKTETVTKQEVKKEIPKEKKLGISGNDLMKFNKSKLTVFEGQKVILTLNHTGKMAAKSMGHNIVILQKGVDVSGFAMKAIAASETGYVPQDALADVVAYTKVIGGGESTTIEFDAPAAGTYDFICSFPGHYALMKGKFIVKKN encoded by the coding sequence ATGATAAAACGTACTTTGGTTATGGTTTTTGCTGCAACACTATTTATAAATTGTGGTAGCGATAAGAAAAAAGAAGAGAAAACTGAAACAGTAACAAAGCAAGAGGTTAAAAAAGAAATTCCGAAAGAAAAAAAACTTGGTATTTCTGGTAATGATTTAATGAAATTCAACAAAAGCAAATTAACTGTTTTTGAGGGGCAAAAAGTAATTCTTACTTTAAACCATACAGGTAAAATGGCAGCAAAATCTATGGGACACAATATTGTGATTTTACAAAAAGGTGTTGATGTTTCTGGTTTTGCAATGAAAGCTATTGCAGCATCAGAAACAGGTTATGTGCCACAAGATGCGTTAGCAGATGTAGTTGCTTATACTAAAGTAATTGGTGGAGGTGAATCTACAACAATAGAATTTGATGCACCAGCTGCAGGAACTTACGATTTTATTTGTAGCTTTCCTGGGCATTATGCTTTAATGAAAGGTAAGTTTATCGTAAAGAAAAACTAA